Proteins encoded together in one Oreochromis aureus strain Israel breed Guangdong linkage group 23, ZZ_aureus, whole genome shotgun sequence window:
- the LOC116310039 gene encoding protein FAM78B-like — protein MGSDNSSIKRESIVVCDLSATIDHCPTVIEESLCGLQYKTPYFKASAQIVMPPVPRNETWVVGWIQACTHKEYYNTYGDVGMSSWELPQLREGLVQAISDSDGVSYPWYGNTTETVTIVGPTSKPSRFIVSMNDSFSSHVTWTLWISGSNTPLLTNIKRDQSFTTWLVALNTTSREKILLHTIKWRMRVDIAVDPSLPLGSRARLVGRVHQDQPRVLTQIEPIPPNAMRGPNANEVQVLMWRPRRGPPVVVIPPK, from the exons ATGGGCAGCGACAACTCGAGCATCAAACGGGAGAGCATCGTAGTGTGTGACCTGTCCGCCACCATAGACCACTGCCCCACGGTCATCGAGGAGAGCTTGTGTGGTCTTCAGTACAAGACGCCCTATTTCAAAGCGTCTGCACAGATTGTGATGCCTCCAGTCCCGCGCAACGAGACCTGGGTGGTGGGCTGGATCCAGGCGTGCACTCATAAAGAATATTACAACACCTACGGAGACGTCGGCAT GTCCAGCTGGGAGCTGCCTCAGCTCCGTGAAGGCCTGGTCCAGGCCATCAGTGACTCAGATGGCGTGAGTTACCCTTGGTACGGAAACACAACAGAGACAGTCACCATAGTCGGCCCCACGTCCAAGCCGTCACGCTTCATCGTCAGCATGAACGACAGTTTTTCCTCCCATGTTACCTGGACTTTGTGGATCAGCGGCTCTAACACACCTTTACTGACGAACATTAAAAGAGACCAGAGTTTCACCACCTGGCTGGTGGCACTCAACACCACATCCAGGGAAAAGATCCTGCTCCACACCATCAAGTGGAGGATGAGGGTTGACATCGCAGTGGACCCGTCCCTGCCTCTGGGTTCCAGGGCCAGGCTGGTGGGCCGGGTGCACCAGGACCAGCCGCGGGTGCTGACCCAAATAGAGCCCATCCCTCCTAACGCCATGAGGGGGCCCAACGCCAACGAGGTCCAGGTTCTGATGTGGAGGCCGAGGAGAGGCCCTCCGGTTGTTGTCATACCGCCCAAGTAG